From the Musa acuminata AAA Group cultivar baxijiao chromosome BXJ1-2, Cavendish_Baxijiao_AAA, whole genome shotgun sequence genome, one window contains:
- the LOC135605638 gene encoding uncharacterized protein LOC135605638, giving the protein MEREAKKEAFRKYLESSGVLDALTKVLVALYEENDRPSSAVEFVQQKLGGPSISQYEKLLAEKSDLQLKYDELLAAHREKCRELEELRNLKLTTTLKENTNGDKLKDGL; this is encoded by the exons ATG GAAAGGGAAGCAAAAAAGGAAGCTTTCAGGAAGTATCTGGAATCAAGTGGGGTGCTTGATGCTCTCACTAAAG TTCTTGTTGCACTATATGAAGAAAATGACAGGCCTTCATCTGCTGTCGA GTTCGTCCAACAAAAGTTAGGTGGACCATCAATTTCTCAATATGAAAAGCTACTAGCTGAAAAGTCGGATTTGCAATTGAAGTATGATGAGCTCTTAGCAGCTCACAGAGAAAAGTGCAGAGAG CTCGAGGAACTACGAAACTTGAAATTGACCACAACATTAAAGGAGAATACAAATGGAGATAAATTGAAAGATGGATTGTGA
- the LOC103975708 gene encoding glycine-rich RNA-binding protein RZ1C isoform X2, producing the protein MSHMHVRITGTSCYSQVMLERDTGRPRGFGFVTFSDPRAVEVSISEMHERELDGRVISVNKAQPKISTDDSTYGYNGGGYTPGSKGGYHGNDGPPPAGRSDECFKCGRLGHWARECPSAGGSSGGRFPSRSKFGGGGGRGDRFGGPDRLSDRYVDDRYDGDRYGDRDHIDSRDSRYSGGRDRFDNDRDRYANDRYGPPVDRFSGDRYGGRPDRYPQNGYSRERSYEKDVPRGGGGYDRDGGSRGGGGYERDGPCGGGSDRYGSGGPARYDGGGSFRNRPGPYDRPNRGRRPSSFDVRY; encoded by the exons ATGAGTCACATGCATGTTCGCATAACCGGTACATCCTGTTACTCTCAG GTCATGCTGGAGAGAGATACTGGTCGTCCTCGCGGGTTTGGGTTTGTGACATTCTCTGATCCACGTGCAGTTGAGGTTTCCATCAGCGAGATGCATGAGCGTGAGCTTGACGGACGTGTCATTTCAGTGAATAAGGCTCAACCTAAGATAAGCACAGATGACTCTACCTATGGCTACAATGGTGGAGGATACACACCAGGAAGCAAAGGAGGTTATCATGGTAATGATGGTCCACCACCCGCAGGGCGCTCTGATGAATGCTTCAAGTGTGGACGACTTGGACACTGGGCACGTGAATGCCCTTCAGCTGGGGGAAGTAGTGGCGGTCGATTCCCTTCTCGTTCCAAGTTTGGTGGAGGTGGTGGCCGAGGGGATCGATTTGGTGGACCAGATCGCTTGAGTGACCGATATGTGGATGACCGTTATGATGGAGACCGATATGGGGACCGTGATCATATTGACAGCAGGGACAGTCGATATAGTGGTGGTCGTGATCGATTTGACAATGATCGTGACCGATATGCCAATGATCGGTATGGGCCTCCTGTGGATCGTTTTTCTGGTGATAGATATGGAGGGCGCCCTGATCGGTACCCACAGAATGGATACAGCCGGGAAAGAAGCTATGAGAAGGATGTACCTCGTGGTGGTGGTGGCTATGACAGAGATGGAGGGTCAAGAGGTGGTGGTGGCTATGAGAGGGATGGACCTTGTGGTGGCGGCAGTGATAGATACGGGAGTGGTGGGCCTGCACGTTATGATGGTGGTGGAAGTTTCAGGAACAGGCCTGGGCCTTATGATCGGCCAAATAGAGGCAGACGTCCATCATCCTTTGATGTTCGCTACTGA
- the LOC135611939 gene encoding uncharacterized protein LOC135611939 — MELKSDGFVGVVLSMEGGGAQQNKQQLEQQSDKGGCSLLQHRYLDEFDGIYDRPLACFGCGIGWACFILGFGFPLLWYIATALYFGKYHLKDPRERAGLAASAIAALICSVAALITLVAVHL; from the exons ATGGAACTCAAATCAGATGGTTTTGTTGGAGTGGTTCTTTCTATGGAAGGAG GTGGAGCTCAACAGAACAAGCAGCAGTTAGAACAGCAATCTGATAAAGGTGGATGCTCTCTCCTCCAGCATCGATATCTCGACGAGTTTGACGGGATCTACGACCGGCCGCTGGCGTGCTTCGGCTGCGGCATAGGATGGGCCTG TTTCATCTTGGGCTTTGGCTTCCCTCTGCTCTGGTACATTGCTACTGCTCTTTACTTTGGGAAGTACCACCTCAAGGATCCAAGGGAAAGAGCAGGGCTTGCAGCATCTGCAATTGCA gctttgattTGTTCTGTTGCAGCATTGATCACATTGGTGGCTGTACATCTGTAG